In a genomic window of Streptomyces sp. SJL17-4:
- a CDS encoding transposase codes for MLSGRRYLLELTAEQAAQCEEFANVCRAVWNTGREQRREYRRRGGWLNYAPQCKELAEAKCEHPWLKAAPSHILQQTLKDLDRACREHGTFRVRWRSQTRWSPSFRFPDAKQIQGGRLGSKWGRAKLPKLGWVRFRWSRPLGGEIRSATVSRKAGRWFVSFLVDDQATTPERHAMPGTAVGIDRGVKFAAVTSDGDFHDRAFIRPGEAARYRRLQQQLSRTHKGSANQAKTRARMNKIMGRVTDRRADFCGQTAGRIVRTYALVALEDLRIKNMSASASGTLAKPGRQVRQKAGLNRAILDKGWHRLELALTSAARYTGTSVVKVNPAYTSQRCSACGFVTEGNRESQAVFVCKAPDCGHREHADVNAGKNIKAAGLAVSACGDLGTGRSVKQEPVGRATGRTPHRGIPARQGGEDVKGTVIPWPPPRP; via the coding sequence ATGCTGTCTGGTCGTAGGTATCTACTTGAGCTGACGGCCGAACAGGCCGCGCAATGCGAGGAGTTCGCGAACGTATGTCGGGCGGTGTGGAACACCGGCCGGGAGCAGCGCCGTGAGTACCGACGTCGCGGCGGGTGGTTGAACTATGCCCCGCAGTGCAAGGAGCTGGCCGAGGCCAAGTGCGAGCATCCGTGGCTCAAGGCCGCGCCGTCGCACATCCTGCAGCAGACGCTCAAGGACCTGGACAGGGCATGCCGGGAGCACGGCACGTTCCGGGTGCGGTGGCGGTCGCAGACCCGGTGGTCTCCGTCGTTCCGGTTCCCCGACGCCAAACAGATCCAGGGCGGGCGGCTGGGCAGTAAGTGGGGGCGAGCGAAACTTCCGAAACTGGGGTGGGTCCGGTTCCGCTGGTCTCGTCCCCTCGGCGGCGAGATCCGCTCTGCGACTGTGTCCCGCAAGGCCGGACGCTGGTTCGTGTCGTTCCTTGTCGACGACCAGGCCACCACCCCGGAACGACACGCCATGCCGGGCACCGCCGTGGGGATCGACCGTGGCGTGAAGTTCGCGGCCGTCACCAGCGACGGAGACTTCCACGATCGCGCATTCATCCGGCCCGGCGAGGCCGCACGGTACCGGCGCCTGCAACAGCAGCTCTCCCGCACCCACAAAGGAAGCGCCAACCAGGCCAAGACCCGCGCTCGCATGAACAAGATCATGGGCCGGGTCACCGACCGGCGCGCGGACTTCTGCGGGCAGACCGCCGGTCGTATCGTGCGGACGTACGCGCTGGTCGCCCTGGAAGACCTGCGAATCAAGAACATGTCCGCATCCGCATCCGGCACCCTCGCCAAGCCGGGCCGCCAGGTCCGACAGAAAGCCGGGCTGAACCGGGCCATCCTCGACAAGGGATGGCACCGCCTCGAACTTGCCCTCACCAGCGCCGCCCGGTACACCGGTACGTCGGTGGTGAAGGTAAATCCCGCATACACGTCACAGCGGTGCTCCGCCTGTGGCTTCGTCACCGAAGGCAACCGTGAGAGCCAAGCGGTCTTCGTGTGCAAAGCCCCTGACTGCGGCCACCGCGAGCACGCCGACGTGAACGCGGGGAAGAACATCAAGGCCGCAGGACTTGCGGTCTCAGCCTGTGGAGACCTCGGCACTGGCCGGTCCGTGAAGCAGGAACCCGTAGGCCGGGCGACCGGCCGAACCCCTCACAGGGGAATCCCCGCCCGTCAGGGCGGGGAGGACGTCAAAGGTACTGTCATTCCATGGCCGCCACCGAGACCCTGA
- a CDS encoding metal ABC transporter ATP-binding protein, with protein MAAPTPEREAVISVRGATAALGARPVLRGVDLTVHRGEVVALLGANGSGKSTAVRSVIGQVPLTGGSIELFGTERKRFRDWARVGYVPQRTTAASGVPATIREVVSSGRLARRRFGWLTRADKAAVERAIDLVGLADRAKDSVSALSGGQHQRVLIARALASEPELLIMDEPMAGVDLASQEILASTLREQVADGTSVLLVLHELGPLEPLIDRAVVLRDGCVVHDGPPPEALGQHALPGHDHVHPHAAGEPLRTGLLT; from the coding sequence ATGGCAGCCCCGACACCGGAACGGGAAGCCGTCATCTCCGTCCGCGGAGCCACCGCCGCCCTCGGCGCCCGGCCCGTCCTCCGCGGCGTCGACCTCACCGTCCACCGCGGTGAGGTCGTCGCCCTGCTCGGCGCCAACGGCTCCGGCAAGTCCACCGCGGTCCGCTCCGTCATCGGCCAGGTGCCGCTGACCGGCGGCTCGATCGAGCTGTTCGGCACGGAGCGGAAGCGTTTCCGCGACTGGGCCCGGGTCGGCTACGTACCGCAGCGCACCACCGCCGCGAGCGGCGTCCCCGCCACCATCCGCGAGGTCGTCTCCTCCGGCCGGCTCGCCCGTCGCAGGTTCGGCTGGCTGACCAGGGCCGACAAGGCCGCCGTCGAGCGGGCCATCGACCTCGTCGGCCTCGCCGACCGCGCCAAGGACTCCGTCTCCGCGCTCTCCGGCGGCCAGCACCAGCGGGTCCTGATCGCCCGCGCGCTCGCCTCCGAACCCGAGCTCCTGATCATGGACGAGCCGATGGCGGGCGTGGACCTCGCGAGCCAGGAGATCCTCGCCTCGACCCTGCGCGAGCAGGTCGCCGACGGCACCTCGGTCCTCCTCGTCCTGCACGAGCTGGGCCCCCTGGAGCCGCTGATCGACCGCGCGGTCGTGCTCCGCGACGGCTGTGTCGTCCACGACGGCCCGCCGCCGGAGGCCCTCGGCCAGCACGCGCTGCCGGGCCACGACCACGTCCATCCGCACGCGGCCGGGGAGCCGCTCCGTACGGGTCTGCTGACCTGA
- a CDS encoding zinc ABC transporter substrate-binding protein has translation MNVRRRLISTTAIAAAATLGIVTLSACGGTSDAAAKSSDGKLDVVASFYPMQFLAEQIGGGHVAVNTLTKPGVEPHDLELKPKQIGELGEADVVLYLKGIQPAVDDAIAQAGVKNTVDAATLTKLEAHGTGVGHEGHAHAEGEHAEGEHTEGEHAEEEAGHDHGSEAGADPHIWLDPVKYAEVAKGVGTALEKADPAHAADYKKNTDALVKKLGDLNTDFANGLKNTTTKTFITTHSAFGYLAERYGLDQEGISGIDPESEPSPARIKELQDVAKQDKVTTVFFETLASDKTAKTLASDTGLKTDVLDPLEGITDTSKGDDYIEVMRSNLAALQKALGAK, from the coding sequence ATGAACGTACGTCGCCGCCTCATATCCACCACCGCCATCGCCGCAGCCGCCACGCTCGGCATCGTCACCCTCTCCGCCTGCGGCGGGACCTCCGACGCGGCAGCCAAGAGCAGCGACGGCAAGCTGGACGTGGTGGCGTCGTTCTACCCCATGCAGTTCCTGGCCGAGCAGATAGGCGGCGGCCACGTGGCCGTCAACACGCTCACCAAGCCCGGCGTCGAACCCCACGACCTGGAGCTCAAGCCGAAGCAGATCGGCGAGCTCGGCGAGGCCGACGTCGTCCTCTACCTCAAGGGCATCCAGCCCGCCGTCGACGACGCGATCGCCCAGGCCGGCGTCAAGAACACCGTCGACGCCGCCACCCTCACGAAGCTCGAAGCCCACGGCACCGGGGTCGGCCACGAAGGCCACGCCCACGCCGAAGGAGAGCACGCCGAAGGGGAGCACACCGAGGGCGAGCACGCCGAAGAGGAAGCCGGTCACGACCACGGCTCCGAAGCCGGCGCCGATCCGCACATCTGGCTCGACCCCGTGAAGTACGCCGAGGTCGCCAAGGGTGTCGGGACCGCCCTGGAGAAGGCCGACCCGGCGCACGCCGCCGACTACAAGAAGAACACCGACGCGCTCGTCAAGAAGCTCGGCGACCTGAACACCGACTTCGCGAACGGTCTGAAGAACACCACGACGAAGACCTTCATCACCACCCACTCCGCCTTCGGCTACCTCGCCGAGCGCTACGGCCTGGACCAGGAGGGCATCTCCGGCATCGACCCCGAGTCCGAGCCGAGCCCCGCCCGGATCAAGGAACTCCAGGACGTCGCGAAGCAGGACAAGGTCACCACCGTCTTCTTCGAGACCCTCGCGAGCGACAAGACCGCCAAGACCCTCGCGAGCGACACCGGTCTGAAGACCGACGTGCTCGACCCGCTGGAGGGAATCACGGACACGTCCAAGGGCGATGACTACATCGAGGTCATGCGCTCCAACCTCGCCGCGCTGCAGAAGGCCCTCGGCGCGAAGTGA
- a CDS encoding MFS transporter — protein sequence MGSLGLFTVLLGAALPLIDFFIVNVALPSIDHDLAAGPALLELVVAGYGLSYAVLLVLGGRLGDLFGRRRLFLAGMAAFGLTSLACGLAPDAWTLVGARVAQGAAAALMLPQVLATIHSSTEGARRAKALSLYGATAGLSMVAGQILGGVLVAADLAGSGWRAVFLVNVPVAVAGLVLAVRTVPETRSDRPAPVDVAGTLLLAVSLLTLLAPLTEGRAAGWPLWTWLALAAFPFAAGAFWWVERRADRRGRTPLVPPSLLDLVSLRRGLILVLPLSAGFGGFMFVIAVALQQGLGLGAVASGLALVPMAVAFFGASLAGPRLVRRWGTRVVPVGALLQALGLGLIALTAWRSWPDLSVPSLLPGMAIAGVGQGLQLPVLFRVVLSEVPAERAGVGSGVMVTTQQTALTLGVATLGTLYLSLTASAPVDSGVPLTVTVLIQMAMALLTAVLALRLPRTVR from the coding sequence CTGGGTTCGCTCGGCCTGTTCACCGTCCTGCTCGGCGCGGCCCTGCCCCTGATCGACTTCTTCATCGTCAACGTCGCCCTTCCGTCGATCGACCACGACCTGGCGGCCGGCCCGGCGCTCCTGGAACTCGTCGTCGCCGGGTACGGACTGTCGTACGCCGTCCTGCTGGTCCTCGGCGGGCGGCTCGGCGACCTCTTCGGGCGTCGGCGGCTCTTCCTCGCGGGCATGGCGGCCTTCGGTCTGACCTCGCTCGCCTGCGGTCTCGCCCCGGACGCCTGGACGCTGGTCGGGGCGCGGGTGGCGCAGGGAGCGGCGGCGGCGCTGATGCTGCCGCAGGTCCTCGCGACCATCCACTCGTCGACGGAGGGCGCCCGGCGGGCCAAGGCGCTGAGCCTGTACGGGGCGACCGCGGGGCTGTCCATGGTCGCCGGACAGATCCTGGGCGGGGTCCTGGTGGCCGCCGACCTCGCGGGCTCGGGCTGGCGCGCGGTGTTCCTGGTGAACGTGCCGGTGGCGGTGGCCGGCCTGGTCCTGGCCGTCCGCACGGTCCCGGAGACCCGCTCGGACCGCCCGGCGCCGGTGGACGTGGCGGGGACGCTGCTGCTCGCGGTCTCGCTGCTCACCCTGCTCGCCCCGCTGACGGAGGGCAGGGCGGCGGGCTGGCCGCTGTGGACGTGGCTCGCGCTGGCGGCGTTCCCGTTCGCGGCGGGGGCGTTCTGGTGGGTGGAGCGGCGGGCGGACCGGCGGGGCCGCACCCCGCTGGTGCCCCCGAGCCTGCTCGACCTGGTGTCGCTGCGGCGCGGACTGATCCTCGTGCTGCCGCTGTCGGCCGGCTTCGGCGGCTTCATGTTCGTGATCGCGGTGGCGCTCCAGCAGGGCCTCGGTCTGGGCGCGGTCGCCTCGGGCCTGGCGCTCGTCCCGATGGCGGTGGCCTTCTTCGGGGCGTCGCTGGCGGGCCCGCGGCTCGTACGGCGCTGGGGCACGCGCGTGGTGCCGGTGGGCGCCCTGCTCCAGGCCCTGGGCCTCGGGCTCATCGCCCTGACGGCCTGGCGTTCCTGGCCGGACCTGTCGGTGCCGAGCCTGCTGCCCGGCATGGCGATCGCGGGCGTCGGGCAGGGCCTCCAGCTCCCGGTGCTCTTCCGCGTGGTGCTGTCCGAGGTGCCGGCGGAGCGGGCGGGTGTGGGCAGCGGGGTGATGGTCACGACCCAGCAGACGGCCCTGACCCTGGGCGTCGCCACGCTGGGCACGCTCTATCTGAGCCTCACCGCCTCGGCACCCGTGGACTCGGGCGTGCCCCTGACGGTGACGGTGCTGATCCAGATGGCGATGGCGCTGCTGACGGCGGTGCTGGCACTGCGCCTGCCGAGGACGGTGCGCTAG
- a CDS encoding helix-turn-helix domain-containing protein, which produces MTTAEPGTRRHELAAFLRSRRERITPEQVGLPRGRRRRTPGLRREEVAHLSAVGVTWYTWLEQARDIQVSPQVLDALAGALLLDPTERSHLFALAAQSDPHPETACPAVTPALRALLHQLEPVPACVQNSRYDFLAYNRTFGRLYCDLDALPREDRNTLWLAFTNEDFRAAFGDLPEVLRAMVGKLRASMAEHLAEPAWKALVRRLQDASPEFRELWARRDVADLAGRAKVIRNAQVGVLHLEHTNLWLGPAAGPRLGTYVPLDEESRARLEQLLELAVREDTEAAREARRSREPQTARAAEAAGGVRPDRKAQALTAA; this is translated from the coding sequence ATGACGACGGCCGAACCCGGTACGCGGCGACACGAGCTCGCCGCCTTCCTGCGCAGCCGACGCGAGCGCATCACCCCCGAGCAGGTCGGCCTGCCCCGGGGGCGCCGCCGCCGCACCCCCGGCCTGCGCCGCGAGGAGGTCGCCCACCTCTCCGCCGTCGGCGTCACCTGGTACACCTGGCTGGAACAGGCCCGCGACATCCAGGTCTCCCCGCAGGTCCTGGACGCCCTCGCCGGAGCCCTGCTGCTCGACCCGACCGAACGCAGCCACCTCTTCGCCCTCGCAGCCCAGAGCGACCCCCACCCCGAGACGGCCTGCCCGGCCGTCACCCCCGCGCTGCGCGCACTGCTCCACCAGCTGGAGCCCGTGCCCGCCTGCGTGCAGAACAGCCGGTACGACTTCCTCGCCTACAACCGCACCTTCGGGCGGCTCTACTGCGACCTGGACGCGCTGCCCCGCGAGGACCGCAACACCCTCTGGCTCGCCTTCACCAACGAGGACTTCCGCGCCGCCTTCGGCGACCTCCCGGAGGTCCTGCGCGCGATGGTCGGCAAGCTCCGTGCCTCCATGGCCGAGCACCTGGCCGAACCCGCCTGGAAGGCGCTGGTCCGGCGGCTCCAGGACGCCTCCCCGGAGTTCCGCGAGCTCTGGGCCCGGCGCGATGTCGCCGATCTCGCCGGCCGCGCCAAGGTCATCCGAAACGCCCAGGTGGGCGTGCTGCACCTGGAACACACCAACCTCTGGCTCGGGCCGGCCGCCGGACCGCGCCTCGGCACGTACGTACCCCTCGACGAGGAGTCCCGGGCGCGGCTCGAACAGCTCCTGGAGCTCGCCGTACGAGAGGACACCGAGGCGGCCCGAGAGGCCCGGAGGTCAAGGGAGCCCCAGACGGCCAGGGCGGCCGAGGCCGCCGGTGGCGTACGGCCGGACCGAAAGGCCCAGGCCCTCACGGCCGCCTGA
- a CDS encoding MFS transporter: MPELTRAQLPRRRQLVVLAICCMSLLIVSLDNTALNVALPSLRHDLDASVSGLQWVIDAYTLVLASLLMPAGSTADRIGRRKVFVTGLVVFALGSLLCSLAPNLEALIAFRAVQAVGGSMLNPVAMSIITNTFTEPAARARAIGVWGAVVGISLALGPLVGGVLVESVGWRAIFWVNLPVALVALLLTLRYVPESRAPRPRRPDPVGQLLVATLLGSLTYAIIETDPLFAGLAVAALAGVLVYEPRRHEPLIDLRFFRSAPFSGATVVAISAFSGFAGFLFLNTLYLQEVRGLSPLDAGLYVLPMAGMTFVFAPLSGRLTGARGPRLPLLLAGTAMATGALLFAAFEAETHDPLLFTGYVLFGIGFGLVNAPITNTAVSGMPRAQAGVAAAVASTSRQVGQTLGVAVVGTVLATGVGAGMSPDDFVTAARPGYWVVTACGLAVLAVGALTSGKWARRTAERTARCLETDDEPQAADEADLPLRRP, encoded by the coding sequence ATGCCGGAGCTCACACGCGCGCAGCTCCCCCGTCGTCGGCAGCTCGTCGTCCTGGCGATCTGCTGCATGAGTCTGCTGATCGTCAGCCTGGACAACACCGCGCTCAACGTCGCCCTGCCCTCCCTGCGGCACGACCTCGACGCCTCCGTCTCCGGCCTGCAGTGGGTCATCGACGCGTACACCCTGGTCCTGGCCTCGCTGCTCATGCCGGCCGGCTCCACCGCCGACCGCATCGGCCGCCGCAAGGTCTTCGTGACCGGCCTCGTCGTCTTCGCGCTCGGCTCGCTGCTCTGCTCCCTCGCCCCGAACCTGGAGGCGCTGATCGCCTTCCGGGCGGTGCAGGCGGTGGGCGGCTCGATGCTCAACCCCGTCGCCATGTCGATCATCACCAACACCTTCACCGAACCCGCCGCACGCGCGCGTGCCATCGGTGTCTGGGGCGCGGTCGTCGGCATCTCCCTGGCCCTGGGGCCGCTGGTGGGCGGTGTGCTCGTCGAGTCGGTCGGCTGGCGGGCGATCTTCTGGGTCAACCTGCCGGTCGCCCTCGTCGCCCTGCTCCTCACCCTGCGGTACGTCCCCGAGTCCCGCGCGCCCCGGCCCCGGCGCCCCGACCCGGTCGGACAGCTCCTGGTGGCGACGCTCCTGGGCTCCCTCACGTACGCGATCATCGAGACCGACCCGCTCTTCGCCGGCCTCGCGGTCGCGGCGCTCGCCGGGGTCCTCGTGTACGAGCCGAGGCGCCATGAACCCCTGATCGACCTGCGGTTCTTCCGCAGCGCGCCGTTCAGCGGGGCCACCGTCGTCGCGATCAGCGCCTTCTCGGGCTTCGCCGGCTTCCTGTTCCTGAACACCCTGTACCTCCAGGAGGTGCGCGGCCTCTCCCCCCTGGACGCGGGCCTGTACGTGCTGCCGATGGCGGGCATGACCTTCGTCTTCGCCCCGCTGTCGGGGCGGCTCACGGGCGCGCGTGGACCCCGTCTCCCGCTGCTGCTCGCGGGCACGGCGATGGCGACGGGGGCGCTGCTCTTCGCGGCCTTCGAGGCGGAGACCCACGATCCGCTGCTCTTCACCGGATACGTGCTCTTCGGTATCGGCTTCGGTCTCGTGAACGCCCCGATCACCAACACGGCGGTCTCGGGGATGCCCCGGGCGCAGGCCGGGGTGGCGGCGGCGGTGGCCTCGACGAGCCGCCAGGTCGGGCAGACGCTCGGGGTGGCGGTGGTCGGCACGGTGCTCGCGACGGGGGTGGGCGCCGGGATGTCCCCGGACGACTTCGTGACGGCGGCGAGGCCGGGCTACTGGGTCGTGACGGCCTGCGGCCTCGCCGTCCTCGCGGTCGGCGCGCTGACCAGCGGGAAGTGGGCCCGCCGCACGGCGGAGCGGACGGCGCGGTGCCTGGAGACGGACGACGAACCGCAGGCGGCGGACGAGGCGGACCTGCCGCTCAGGCGGCCGTGA
- a CDS encoding TetR family transcriptional regulator codes for MAATETLTAERILEATEEVLRRYGPAKATVVDVARVLGVSHGSVYRHFRTKAALREAVTQRWLSRTETALAELTAAPDLAAPAKLHDWFARLFEAKRHKAGDDPELFATYSVLIDENSGVVDQHIDVLIDQVRSIVEEGARDAEFTAPDPDATARALFYATARFHDPGYAPEWQRPTIETEFESVVSLLLRGLRAA; via the coding sequence ATGGCCGCCACCGAGACCCTGACCGCAGAGCGCATCCTCGAAGCAACCGAGGAGGTGCTGCGGCGCTACGGCCCGGCGAAGGCGACCGTCGTGGACGTGGCCCGGGTCCTCGGCGTCAGCCACGGCAGCGTCTACCGCCACTTCCGCACGAAGGCGGCCCTGCGCGAGGCCGTGACCCAGCGGTGGCTCTCGCGCACCGAGACCGCCCTCGCCGAGCTGACGGCCGCCCCGGACCTGGCGGCGCCGGCCAAGCTCCACGACTGGTTCGCCCGCCTCTTCGAGGCCAAGCGGCACAAGGCGGGTGACGACCCCGAGCTGTTCGCCACATACAGCGTGCTGATCGACGAGAACAGCGGGGTGGTCGACCAGCACATCGACGTCCTGATCGACCAGGTCCGGTCGATCGTCGAAGAGGGGGCCAGGGACGCGGAGTTCACGGCCCCCGACCCTGACGCGACCGCCCGCGCCCTCTTCTACGCGACCGCGCGCTTCCACGACCCGGGCTACGCGCCGGAGTGGCAGCGCCCCACGATCGAGACCGAGTTCGAGTCCGTGGTGAGTCTGCTGCTCCGCGGCCTCCGCGCCGCTTGA
- a CDS encoding aldo/keto reductase — MTTTSRPVPTRRLGTTGPEVSALGLGCMGMSALYGESDRAESIATIHAALDAGVTLLDTGDFYGMGHNELLINEALRTAPAAAREQALTSVKFGALRTVEGGFTGYDGRPAAVKNFAAYSLQRLGTDHIDIYRIARVDPDVPIEETVGAIAELVEAGHVRHIGLSEVGADTLRRAAAVAPIADLQIEYSLISRSIEEKILPTARELGIGITAYGVLSRGLISGHFTADRELAANDFRGMSPRFQGDNLRRNLDLVDRLRALAEAKGVSVAQTAIAWVLAQAERQGADIVPLVGARRRDRLAEALGALDVTLDAADLAAIEEAVPAGSAAGERYPAAQMAHLDSEH; from the coding sequence ATGACCACCACCAGCCGTCCCGTCCCCACCCGCCGACTCGGCACCACCGGGCCCGAGGTCTCGGCTCTCGGCCTCGGCTGCATGGGCATGTCCGCGCTGTACGGCGAGAGCGACCGCGCCGAGTCGATCGCGACGATCCACGCCGCCCTGGACGCGGGGGTGACCCTGCTCGACACGGGCGACTTCTACGGGATGGGGCACAACGAGCTGCTGATCAACGAGGCGCTGCGCACAGCCCCCGCGGCCGCCCGCGAGCAGGCGCTGACCAGCGTGAAGTTCGGCGCCCTGCGCACGGTCGAGGGCGGCTTCACCGGGTACGACGGGCGGCCGGCCGCGGTGAAGAACTTCGCGGCGTACTCGCTCCAGCGCCTCGGCACCGACCACATCGACATCTACCGGATCGCCCGCGTCGACCCGGACGTGCCGATCGAGGAGACCGTCGGCGCCATCGCCGAGCTGGTCGAGGCGGGGCACGTCCGGCACATCGGGCTCTCCGAGGTCGGCGCGGACACCCTGCGCCGGGCGGCGGCCGTGGCCCCGATCGCGGACCTCCAGATCGAGTACTCCCTGATCTCGCGGTCGATCGAGGAGAAGATCCTACCGACCGCCCGGGAGCTGGGCATAGGCATCACGGCGTACGGGGTGCTGTCGCGCGGTCTGATCAGCGGCCACTTCACCGCCGACCGGGAACTGGCGGCGAACGACTTCCGGGGCATGAGCCCGCGCTTCCAGGGCGACAACCTCCGGCGGAACCTGGACCTCGTGGACCGGCTGCGGGCGCTCGCCGAGGCCAAGGGCGTGAGCGTCGCGCAGACCGCGATCGCCTGGGTCCTCGCGCAGGCCGAGCGACAGGGCGCGGACATCGTCCCGCTGGTCGGCGCCCGGCGCCGGGACCGGCTCGCGGAGGCGCTCGGCGCCCTGGACGTCACGCTCGACGCCGCGGACCTGGCCGCGATCGAGGAGGCCGTCCCGGCGGGCTCGGCGGCCGGCGAGCGGTACCCGGCGGCGCAGATGGCGCACCTGGACAGCGAGCACTGA
- a CDS encoding DUF6243 family protein: MAKSRNNLLGVGGQRKKLSRADQHGNGQSRTAAQRSADDRKQDLLKKMRERTQGAETTADSADNAETAADNADVTGAAGQE; this comes from the coding sequence GTGGCGAAGAGCCGCAACAACCTCCTCGGCGTCGGAGGACAGCGCAAGAAGCTGTCCCGAGCCGACCAGCACGGCAACGGCCAGAGCCGCACGGCGGCCCAGCGCTCCGCCGACGACCGCAAGCAGGACCTCCTGAAGAAGATGCGCGAGCGCACCCAGGGAGCCGAGACGACGGCCGACAGCGCCGACAACGCCGAGACGGCGGCCGACAACGCCGACGTCACCGGTGCCGCCGGCCAGGAGTAG
- a CDS encoding glycine--tRNA ligase: protein MAADKIDTIVSLSKRRGFVYPCSEIYGGQRAAWDYGPLGVELKENLKRQWWRYMVTAREDVVGIDSSVILATEVWEASGHVATFTDPLTECTSCHKRFRADHLEEAYEEKHGRLPENGFADLNCPNCGNKGTFTEPKQFSGLLSTHLGPTQDTGSVAYLRPETAQGIFTNFGQVLQTSRKKPPFGIGQMGKSFRNEITPGNFIFRTREFEQMEMEFFVKPGEDEQWQEYWMEQRWNWYTGLGLREENMRWFEHPKEKLSHYSKRTADIEYRFQFGGSEWGELEGVANRTDYDLNAHSKASGANLTFLDQESGERYTPYVIEPAAGVGRAMLAFLLDAYNEDEAPNAKGVMEKRVVMRLDPRLAPVKVAVLPLSRNPQLSPKAKGLAADLRQNWNIEFDDAGAIGRRYRRQDEIGTPFCVTVDFDTLEDNAVTVRERDTMKQERVSLDQIQSYLGSRLLGC from the coding sequence GTGGCCGCCGACAAGATCGACACCATCGTCAGCCTGAGCAAGCGCCGTGGCTTCGTCTACCCGTGCAGTGAGATCTACGGCGGCCAGCGTGCCGCCTGGGATTACGGACCGCTGGGCGTCGAACTCAAGGAGAACCTGAAGCGTCAGTGGTGGCGTTACATGGTCACCGCGCGCGAGGACGTCGTCGGCATCGACTCGTCGGTCATCCTGGCCACCGAGGTCTGGGAGGCCTCCGGCCACGTCGCCACCTTCACGGACCCGCTGACCGAGTGCACCTCCTGCCACAAGCGCTTCCGCGCGGACCACCTGGAGGAGGCGTACGAGGAGAAGCACGGCCGCCTCCCCGAGAACGGCTTCGCCGACCTCAACTGCCCGAACTGCGGCAACAAGGGCACCTTCACCGAGCCCAAGCAGTTCTCCGGCCTGCTCTCCACGCACCTCGGCCCGACCCAGGACACCGGCTCCGTCGCGTACCTGCGTCCCGAGACCGCGCAGGGCATCTTCACCAACTTCGGCCAGGTGCTGCAGACCTCGCGGAAGAAGCCGCCGTTCGGCATCGGCCAGATGGGCAAGTCCTTCCGGAACGAGATCACTCCGGGCAACTTCATCTTCCGCACGCGCGAGTTCGAGCAGATGGAGATGGAGTTCTTCGTCAAGCCGGGCGAGGACGAGCAGTGGCAGGAGTACTGGATGGAGCAGCGCTGGAACTGGTACACGGGTCTGGGTCTCCGTGAGGAGAACATGCGCTGGTTCGAGCACCCCAAGGAGAAGCTCTCCCACTACTCGAAGCGCACCGCCGACATCGAGTACCGCTTCCAGTTCGGCGGCAGCGAGTGGGGCGAGCTGGAGGGTGTCGCCAACCGCACCGACTACGACCTGAACGCGCACTCCAAGGCCTCCGGCGCCAACCTCACCTTCCTGGACCAGGAGTCCGGCGAGCGTTACACGCCGTACGTCATCGAGCCCGCCGCCGGTGTCGGCCGCGCGATGCTGGCCTTCCTCCTCGACGCGTACAACGAGGACGAGGCCCCCAACGCCAAGGGCGTCATGGAGAAGCGCGTCGTCATGCGCCTCGACCCGCGCCTCGCGCCGGTCAAGGTCGCCGTCCTGCCGCTGTCCCGCAACCCGCAGCTCTCCCCGAAGGCCAAGGGCCTGGCGGCGGACCTGCGCCAGAACTGGAACATCGAGTTCGACGACGCCGGCGCCATCGGCCGCCGCTACCGTCGCCAGGACGAGATCGGCACCCCGTTCTGCGTGACCGTCGACTTCGACACCCTCGAGGACAACGCGGTGACCGTGCGCGAGCGCGACACCATGAAGCAGGAGCGCGTCTCCCTCGACCAGATCCAGAGCTACCTGGGCAGCCGCCTGCTCGGCTGCTGA